In the genome of Xanthobacteraceae bacterium, one region contains:
- a CDS encoding HD family hydrolase, with product MLSGRRLDLLDPSPLDVEIEDIAHGLARVARWNGQTIGTHIFSVAQHSLLVEAISRKISPNLDRKWRLAVLLHDAPEYVIGDLISPFKAVLRADYKAVENRLLHAISLRFGLPARWPATLNDHVKKADRHAAFLEATRLAGFKETEARRFFGTPPGLDEAEEKRYLTPWNAETAGKRFLARFKELSDET from the coding sequence ATGCTGTCGGGCCGGAGGCTCGATCTGCTCGATCCTTCTCCGCTCGACGTCGAGATCGAGGATATCGCGCACGGCCTCGCGCGCGTCGCGCGCTGGAACGGCCAGACCATCGGCACGCACATCTTCTCCGTCGCGCAACATTCGCTGCTGGTGGAAGCAATCTCGCGGAAGATTTCCCCGAACCTCGACCGTAAGTGGCGGCTCGCGGTGCTGCTGCACGACGCGCCAGAATACGTGATCGGCGACCTCATCAGCCCGTTCAAGGCGGTGCTGCGCGCCGACTACAAGGCGGTGGAGAACCGGCTGCTGCATGCGATCTCGCTGCGCTTCGGCTTGCCCGCGCGCTGGCCAGCCACATTGAACGACCATGTGAAGAAAGCCGACCGCCACGCGGCGTTTCTCGAAGCGACGCGGCTGGCTGGTTTCAAGGAAACGGAAGCGCGGCGCTTTTTCGGCACGCCGCCGGGCCTCGACGAAGCGGAGGAGAAGCGCTACCTCACGCCGTGGAACGCGGAAACCGCCGGGAAGCGGTTTCTCGCTCGCTTCAAGGAACTCTCGGACGAAACATGA
- a CDS encoding DNA-3-methyladenine glycosylase I, with the protein MKRIVHADGKKRCVWCGVDPLYVHYHDTEWGVPEYDDRALFEKLILDGFQAGLSWITILRKRDNFRKAFDKFNPEKIARYDTKKLNALMKDEGIIRNKMKIWGARQSARAWLEIQEKGPGFSKLLWDFVDGAPKINKIKTHGGVPAETKISLAMSKELKARGFNFCGPTIVYAFMQATGMVNDHLTSCYRHKELAK; encoded by the coding sequence ATGAAAAGAATCGTTCACGCCGACGGCAAGAAACGCTGCGTATGGTGCGGCGTTGATCCATTATACGTGCATTACCACGACACCGAATGGGGCGTGCCGGAATACGACGACCGCGCGCTATTCGAGAAGCTGATCCTCGACGGGTTTCAGGCCGGGCTTTCGTGGATCACGATTTTGCGCAAGCGCGACAACTTCCGCAAAGCCTTCGACAAGTTCAACCCGGAGAAAATTGCGCGCTACGACACAAAGAAATTGAACGCGCTGATGAAGGACGAAGGCATCATCCGCAACAAGATGAAAATCTGGGGCGCGCGGCAATCGGCGCGCGCATGGCTGGAGATTCAGGAAAAAGGTCCGGGCTTCTCGAAGCTGCTTTGGGATTTCGTGGACGGCGCACCGAAGATCAACAAGATCAAGACGCATGGCGGCGTTCCGGCAGAAACGAAGATTTCGCTTGCGATGTCGAAGGAGCTGAAAGCGCGCGGTTTCAATTTCTGCGGACCGACCATCGTCTATGCCTTCATGCAGGCCACTGGCATGGTGAACGATCACCTGACGAGCTGCTATCGTCACAAGGAACTCGCGAAGTGA
- a CDS encoding folate-binding protein YgfZ: MLAAILEERAVLRITGDDAKTFLDNVITNDVDSLLPDQARFAGLLTPQGKIVADFLVVRAHDEDGGGFLIDAPRAIADDLAKKLAFYKLRAKVAIEDRPDLAVAAVLEGKATSETGIVYDDPRHPTLGQRIILPAAEAKSDLENADFKIAAADAYHTKRIALGVPDGGKDFVYSDAYPHEADMDQLNGVDFKKGCFIGQEVVSRMERKTLPRTRIVQVTFDTAPFPGVEVKAGDKPAGHMGSGENGKGIAMVRLDRVQAALAKGEKITAGGIEISLQKPAWARFPFPGEPDFGA; the protein is encoded by the coding sequence ATGCTGGCTGCAATCCTCGAAGAACGCGCGGTCCTGCGCATAACCGGCGACGACGCCAAGACGTTCCTCGACAACGTCATCACGAACGATGTCGATTCGCTCCTACCCGATCAGGCGCGTTTTGCGGGATTGCTGACGCCGCAGGGCAAGATCGTCGCGGACTTTCTGGTGGTGCGCGCGCACGACGAAGACGGCGGCGGTTTCCTGATCGACGCGCCACGCGCCATCGCGGACGATCTCGCGAAGAAGCTCGCCTTCTACAAGTTGCGCGCCAAGGTCGCGATCGAGGACAGGCCCGATCTCGCTGTCGCGGCGGTGCTCGAAGGCAAGGCGACATCGGAGACTGGCATCGTTTACGACGACCCGCGGCACCCGACGCTTGGCCAGCGGATCATTCTTCCGGCAGCCGAAGCTAAATCCGATCTCGAAAACGCTGACTTCAAAATCGCGGCAGCGGACGCCTATCACACTAAGCGCATCGCACTTGGCGTTCCCGATGGCGGCAAGGATTTCGTTTACAGCGACGCCTATCCGCACGAAGCGGACATGGACCAGTTGAACGGCGTCGATTTCAAGAAAGGCTGCTTCATCGGGCAAGAAGTCGTTTCGCGCATGGAACGGAAAACCCTGCCGCGCACGCGCATCGTGCAGGTGACGTTCGACACCGCGCCGTTCCCCGGCGTCGAAGTGAAAGCCGGAGACAAACCGGCGGGACACATGGGCTCCGGCGAAAACGGCAAGGGCATCGCGATGGTGCGGCTGGACCGCGTGCAGGCCGCGCTCGCGAAGGGCGAGAAGATCACCGCGGGCGGCATCGAGATTTCGTTGCAGAAACCGGCATGGGCGCGCTTCCCGTTTCCCGGCGAACCAGATTTCGGCGCATAG
- a CDS encoding dihydroorotase, producing the protein MVRDDVVEERLGVVAGYAQDRAFFEDCSQHGDFVDPLSGGRLQRFLFPQTSKAVPVARQGRVISRGRMAETFDLILTGGTVVNHDGAVARDIGIRDGRIVALGSLASASAAQKWDCHGLHILPGVIDTQVHFREPGMTHKEDLESGSRGAVMGGVTAVFEMPNTDPLTIDGDAFADKIGRAIGRMHCDFAFFIGGTAENAGEVAEYEQLPGCAGIKVFMGSSTGKLLIPDDKGLRAILENIRRRASFHAEDEPRLNERKGERIEGDPRSHPVWRDPVAALLATTRLVTLARDTGRRVHVLHVSTAEEIDFLAAHKDVATVEVTPHHLTLVAPECYERLGTRAQMNPPVRDARHRDAIWRGIADGTVDILGSDHAPHTLEEKSKTYPASPSGMTGVQTLVPTMLDHVNAGRLTLQRFVDLSSHGPARVFGIANKGRIAHGYDADLTIVDLKRRETITNKWIESKAGWTPYDGVTVTGWPVGTVLRGTIVMRDGQLLAKGKGQPVRFLEALPAGT; encoded by the coding sequence ATCGTTCGTGATGACGTTGTCGAGGAACGTCTTGGCGTCGTCGCCGGTTATGCGCAGGACCGCGCGTTCTTCGAGGATTGCAGCCAGCATGGGGATTTCGTCGATCCTCTCTCCGGAGGCCGCTTGCAAAGGTTTCTCTTTCCGCAGACAAGTAAGGCTGTTCCTGTAGCCCGGCAAGGGCGGGTAATTTCGCGGGGCCGCATGGCCGAAACTTTCGATCTCATCCTCACTGGCGGAACCGTCGTGAACCACGATGGCGCGGTCGCACGCGACATCGGCATCCGCGACGGGCGAATCGTTGCGCTCGGCAGCCTCGCGTCCGCCTCGGCCGCGCAGAAATGGGATTGCCACGGCCTTCATATCCTGCCCGGCGTCATCGACACGCAGGTCCACTTCCGCGAACCGGGCATGACCCACAAGGAAGACCTGGAAAGCGGCTCGCGCGGCGCCGTGATGGGCGGCGTTACGGCGGTGTTCGAAATGCCGAACACCGATCCGCTCACTATCGACGGCGATGCCTTCGCCGACAAGATCGGCCGCGCCATCGGGCGGATGCACTGCGATTTTGCCTTCTTCATCGGAGGCACGGCGGAGAACGCAGGCGAGGTCGCGGAATACGAGCAGTTGCCCGGCTGTGCTGGCATCAAGGTCTTCATGGGTTCTTCGACCGGGAAGCTGCTGATCCCGGACGACAAGGGCCTGCGCGCGATTCTGGAAAACATCCGCCGCCGTGCGTCGTTTCATGCGGAAGACGAGCCGCGCCTGAACGAACGAAAGGGCGAGCGCATCGAAGGCGACCCGCGCTCGCATCCGGTCTGGCGCGATCCGGTTGCGGCGCTGCTCGCGACCACGCGCCTCGTCACGCTGGCGCGCGACACTGGCAGGCGCGTGCACGTGCTGCATGTTTCCACGGCGGAAGAAATCGACTTCCTCGCCGCGCACAAGGATGTCGCGACCGTCGAGGTGACGCCGCATCATCTCACCCTTGTCGCGCCCGAATGTTACGAGCGCCTCGGCACGCGCGCGCAGATGAACCCGCCCGTGCGCGATGCGCGCCACCGCGACGCGATCTGGCGCGGCATCGCGGACGGCACTGTCGATATTCTCGGCTCCGATCACGCGCCGCATACGCTGGAAGAAAAATCGAAGACCTATCCCGCGAGTCCCTCCGGCATGACCGGCGTGCAGACGCTGGTGCCGACCATGCTCGATCATGTGAACGCGGGCCGGCTTACGTTGCAGCGTTTCGTCGATCTCAGCAGTCACGGTCCGGCACGCGTGTTCGGCATTGCCAACAAGGGCCGCATCGCGCACGGCTACGACGCCGACCTCACCATCGTCGATCTGAAACGGCGCGAGACGATCACGAATAAATGGATCGAGTCGAAGGCGGGCTGGACGCCCTATGACGGCGTCACCGTTACCGGCTGGCCGGTGGGAACAGTGCTGCGCGGTACCATCGTGATGCGCGACGGGCAGTTACTTGCGAAGGGGAAAGGTCAGCCGGTCCGCTTTCTCGAAGCGCTGCCCGCGGGGACGTAA
- a CDS encoding phosphodiesterase, protein MLIVQLSDMHVSVPGKLFGKHVDSRVAFERAVSRVLAFEPKPDLVLLTGDVAETGAGEEYDFIAAQLARLHCPVAAIPGNHDVREEMLQKLPRCVTRQDGGHLSFVNDDYDVRIIGLDTIVPNAVHGELCETRLGWLRATLAADRNKPTLIAMHHPPFTTGLVKMDEYGIKHGLAEFRAIIAEHAKNISAIVCGHAHRMIVANIAGVPVLLSPSSSFPFELDLRSKPSLNFIREPQQFLVHTWSAAAGLVSHAAFVDAFPGPYSVL, encoded by the coding sequence GTGCTGATTGTTCAGTTGTCGGACATGCATGTCTCCGTGCCCGGAAAGCTGTTCGGCAAGCATGTCGACAGCCGCGTGGCATTCGAGCGCGCGGTTTCGCGCGTACTCGCTTTCGAACCGAAACCCGATCTGGTGCTGCTCACCGGTGATGTGGCGGAAACCGGTGCGGGCGAGGAATACGATTTCATCGCCGCGCAACTCGCGCGGCTGCATTGTCCGGTTGCCGCCATTCCCGGCAACCATGACGTGCGCGAAGAAATGCTGCAAAAGCTGCCGCGTTGCGTCACGCGGCAGGATGGCGGCCATCTCAGTTTCGTCAACGACGATTACGACGTTCGCATCATCGGCCTCGACACCATCGTGCCGAACGCGGTGCATGGCGAATTATGCGAAACGCGGCTCGGCTGGCTGCGCGCCACGCTGGCGGCGGACCGCAACAAGCCAACGCTGATTGCGATGCATCACCCGCCGTTCACGACTGGCCTCGTGAAGATGGACGAATACGGCATCAAGCACGGGCTTGCGGAATTCCGCGCCATTATCGCAGAGCACGCGAAGAACATTTCCGCCATCGTCTGCGGACACGCGCACCGGATGATCGTCGCGAATATCGCGGGCGTGCCTGTGCTGCTATCCCCCTCGTCCTCGTTTCCGTTCGAACTCGACCTGCGTAGCAAACCGTCGCTGAATTTCATCCGGGAGCCGCAGCAGTTTCTGGTCCACACATGGAGCGCGGCGGCGGGCCTCGTCAGCCATGCCGCGTTCGTGGACGCGTTTCCGGGGCCGTATTCCGTGCTCTAG
- a CDS encoding ABC transporter ATP-binding protein, with the protein MAFIELQGATKKWASAVGIDNVNLSISKGSFVVLLGPSGCGKSTTLRIIAGLESPDQGRVLIGGRDVTSEPPSKRGISMVFQSYALFPHLSVAENIVFGLKVRGTPKAERAERLEVALQRTGLKGYEHRKPAQLSGGQRQRVALARAIIADHPICLMDEPLSNLDAKLRHSVRQEIRSLQRQLDMTVIYVTHDQTEAMAMADVVVLMKDGRIEQMGTPQALYEEPATAFSASFIGTPPMTLLPAAALPDGLVPLASEAKPASELTVGIRPESIRVVDVSKTALRGTVQNTEFMGAETFLYALTEAGQLIARIPGRVSREPGQEIFIEWNRHDAVLFDRASGVRLPAKDTQAAGPKFVTNDPALSG; encoded by the coding sequence ATGGCATTCATCGAGTTGCAGGGCGCGACCAAGAAGTGGGCGAGCGCGGTCGGCATTGATAACGTCAACCTTTCGATTTCGAAAGGTTCGTTCGTCGTGCTGCTCGGCCCGTCCGGCTGCGGCAAGTCGACGACGCTGCGTATCATCGCCGGGCTGGAATCGCCGGACCAAGGCCGCGTCCTGATCGGCGGCCGCGACGTCACTTCCGAGCCGCCGTCGAAGCGCGGCATCTCCATGGTGTTTCAGTCCTATGCGCTGTTCCCGCATCTGAGCGTCGCGGAAAACATCGTGTTCGGGTTGAAGGTGCGCGGCACGCCGAAAGCGGAGCGCGCCGAACGCCTCGAAGTCGCGCTCCAGCGCACCGGCCTGAAAGGCTACGAACACCGCAAGCCGGCGCAACTTTCCGGCGGCCAACGCCAGCGCGTCGCGCTCGCCCGCGCGATCATCGCGGATCATCCGATCTGCCTGATGGACGAGCCGCTCTCCAATCTCGACGCCAAGCTGCGTCATTCGGTCCGGCAGGAAATCCGTTCGCTCCAGCGCCAGCTTGACATGACTGTCATCTACGTCACGCACGATCAGACCGAAGCGATGGCGATGGCCGATGTCGTCGTCTTGATGAAGGACGGCCGCATCGAGCAGATGGGCACGCCGCAGGCTTTGTACGAAGAACCGGCAACAGCATTTTCCGCATCTTTCATCGGCACGCCGCCGATGACGTTGCTGCCTGCCGCCGCGTTGCCCGATGGACTTGTGCCGCTTGCAAGCGAAGCGAAACCGGCGAGCGAGCTGACGGTCGGCATCCGCCCCGAAAGCATCCGCGTCGTTGATGTTTCCAAGACGGCGCTGCGCGGCACCGTGCAGAACACGGAGTTCATGGGCGCCGAGACCTTTCTCTACGCGCTGACCGAAGCGGGTCAGTTGATCGCGCGTATTCCGGGCCGCGTCTCGCGCGAGCCGGGCCAGGAAATCTTCATCGAATGGAACCGGCATGACGCGGTGCTGTTCGATCGTGCCTCCGGCGTGCGCCTGCCTGCGAAAGACACGCAGGCCGCCGGACCGAAGTTCGTCACCAACGATCCGGCATTATCCGGCTAG
- a CDS encoding ABC transporter substrate-binding protein yields the protein MLLAASGAAPAQQTTLTMYYPIAVGGALTKVIDGMIEEFHKANPTIKVNAIYAGNYDETRVRALSAIKGGQPAQLSVLFSIDVYDLIEQNLIVPFDDAVSTDDERAWLKSFYPALMENGQVDGKTWGIPFQRSTIVLYYNKDMFKEAGLDPNKPPKTWAELVEVSKKLTKDGQYGIMVPSTGYPYWMFQAFAIQNGQVLMSDNGKKVHFDAPATIEALTFWRDLAAKHKVSPEGAIEWGTLRQAFTQRKTAMMWHTTGNLTAVRAEAKFDFGVALLPANKRLGSPTGGGNFYLFRGATKEEQKAALTFVRFMTAPERAAAWSIATGYVGVSPASYQTEALKKYAQDFPQAVVARDQLEHAVAEFSTYATARVREALSNAVQAALTGKQTPEAAMKEAQATADRLLKEYK from the coding sequence ATGCTCCTCGCCGCCAGCGGCGCCGCCCCGGCGCAGCAGACCACGCTCACGATGTATTATCCGATCGCGGTCGGCGGCGCGCTGACCAAGGTGATCGACGGCATGATCGAGGAGTTCCACAAGGCGAACCCGACGATCAAAGTCAACGCGATCTACGCCGGCAACTACGATGAGACGCGCGTGCGCGCACTCTCCGCGATCAAGGGCGGCCAGCCGGCGCAGCTCTCGGTGCTGTTCTCGATCGACGTCTACGACCTGATCGAGCAGAACCTGATCGTGCCGTTCGACGACGCGGTTTCCACCGACGACGAACGCGCGTGGTTGAAGAGCTTCTACCCGGCGCTGATGGAGAACGGTCAGGTCGACGGCAAGACCTGGGGCATTCCGTTCCAGCGCTCGACCATCGTGCTCTACTACAACAAGGACATGTTCAAGGAAGCGGGCCTCGACCCGAACAAGCCGCCGAAGACCTGGGCTGAGCTTGTCGAGGTTTCGAAGAAGCTCACCAAGGACGGCCAGTACGGCATCATGGTGCCGTCCACCGGCTATCCGTACTGGATGTTCCAGGCCTTCGCGATCCAGAACGGTCAGGTGCTGATGAGCGACAACGGCAAGAAGGTTCACTTCGATGCGCCGGCGACCATCGAAGCGCTGACCTTCTGGCGCGATCTCGCCGCCAAGCACAAGGTCTCGCCGGAAGGTGCGATCGAGTGGGGCACGCTCCGTCAGGCGTTCACGCAACGCAAGACCGCGATGATGTGGCACACGACCGGCAACCTCACCGCAGTTCGCGCAGAAGCGAAGTTCGACTTCGGCGTCGCGCTGCTGCCCGCCAACAAGCGGCTCGGTTCGCCGACCGGCGGCGGCAACTTCTATCTCTTCCGCGGTGCGACCAAGGAAGAGCAGAAGGCGGCGCTCACTTTCGTGCGCTTCATGACCGCGCCGGAACGAGCAGCCGCGTGGTCGATTGCGACCGGCTATGTCGGCGTCAGCCCAGCGTCCTACCAGACGGAAGCCCTGAAGAAGTATGCGCAGGACTTCCCGCAGGCAGTGGTCGCGCGCGACCAGCTTGAGCATGCGGTTGCCGAGTTCTCGACCTATGCCACGGCCCGCGTGCGCGAGGCGCTCTCGAACGCGGTGCAGGCCGCGCTCACCGGTAAGCAGACGCCGGAAGCCGCAATGAAAGAGGCGCAGGCCACCGCCGACCGTCTCCTTAAGGAATACAAGTAA
- a CDS encoding sugar ABC transporter permease produces MQDQAAYLARRRMALYGWMLLAPALILLITFAFIPAIETFYASLFSKGTIRRPSRFVGFDNYLTLFSDPAFRKVVVNNLIYAGVTIPVSIAMALGMALWANAQIVGRGFVRAAYFTPTMLPMIAAANLWLFFYTPDLGVIDRITALFGFPSVNWLGQQETALYSVIGVTIWKEAGFYMIFYLAALQTISPDLREAATVEGAGRWTYTRRVVLPLLAPTTMFVLVNALINSVKLIDHLFILTKGGPDNASKLILYWVWEMAFAYFDTHLAATMTVLILLVLGIVATIQFAVLERRVHYR; encoded by the coding sequence ATGCAGGATCAGGCCGCATACCTCGCCCGTCGCCGTATGGCGCTCTACGGCTGGATGTTGCTCGCACCTGCCTTGATCTTGCTGATTACGTTCGCGTTCATTCCCGCCATCGAAACCTTTTACGCCAGCCTGTTCTCCAAGGGCACGATCCGCCGCCCGTCGCGTTTCGTCGGCTTCGATAATTATCTCACGCTGTTTTCCGATCCCGCATTCCGCAAGGTCGTGGTCAACAACCTGATCTATGCGGGTGTGACGATCCCGGTTTCGATTGCGATGGCGCTCGGCATGGCGCTGTGGGCGAACGCGCAGATCGTCGGGCGCGGCTTCGTGCGCGCGGCGTATTTCACGCCGACCATGCTGCCGATGATAGCGGCGGCGAACCTGTGGCTGTTCTTCTACACGCCCGACCTCGGCGTGATCGACCGCATCACCGCGCTGTTCGGCTTTCCTTCCGTGAACTGGCTCGGCCAGCAGGAGACCGCGCTCTATTCCGTGATTGGCGTGACCATCTGGAAGGAAGCGGGCTTCTACATGATCTTCTATCTCGCGGCATTGCAGACCATCTCGCCCGATCTGCGCGAGGCGGCGACCGTCGAAGGGGCGGGACGCTGGACCTATACGCGCCGCGTGGTGCTGCCGTTGCTCGCACCGACCACGATGTTCGTGCTGGTCAACGCACTCATCAATTCGGTGAAGCTGATCGACCACCTGTTCATTCTGACCAAAGGCGGTCCCGACAACGCCTCCAAGCTCATTCTCTACTGGGTGTGGGAAATGGCGTTCGCGTATTTCGATACGCATCTGGCGGCGACCATGACCGTTCTCATCCTGCTGGTGCTCGGTATTGTCGCGACGATCCAGTTCGCGGTGCTGGAGCGGCGGGTGCATTACCGATGA
- a CDS encoding carbohydrate ABC transporter permease has protein sequence MSVSSTYPRARRSFALPSLDTVGAWLLAIVWVSPLVFAVWAAFHTPEGALSFKLSAPLTLENFRVAWDSAPWPRYFLNTTLLVTVILAGQLTLCTLAGYAFARFEFPGRDVIFILVLLQLFVLPEVLIVENYAMISRLGLFDTIFGIGVPYMASAFGIFLLRQAFKSVPQELEEAARVEGCGWFGVLWRVYIPAARPTYLAYALVSVATHWNNFLWPLIVTNSTSTRPLTVGLSLFGATESGVNIAVVSAATLMVIAPLLAGFLLFQRQFIQAFLRAGIR, from the coding sequence ATGAGCGTCTCCTCCACATATCCCCGCGCGCGGCGTTCGTTCGCGCTGCCGTCGCTCGATACGGTCGGCGCGTGGCTGCTCGCGATCGTGTGGGTGTCGCCGCTGGTATTCGCGGTATGGGCGGCGTTCCATACGCCGGAGGGCGCGCTTTCCTTCAAGTTGAGCGCGCCGCTGACGCTCGAGAATTTCCGCGTTGCGTGGGACAGCGCGCCGTGGCCGCGCTACTTTTTGAATACGACGCTGCTCGTCACCGTCATCCTCGCCGGGCAGCTCACGCTTTGCACGCTCGCCGGCTACGCTTTTGCCCGCTTCGAGTTTCCGGGCCGGGACGTGATCTTCATTCTCGTACTGCTGCAACTGTTCGTGCTGCCGGAAGTCCTGATCGTCGAGAACTACGCGATGATTTCGCGGCTCGGCCTGTTCGATACGATCTTCGGCATCGGCGTGCCGTACATGGCGAGCGCCTTCGGCATCTTCCTGCTGCGACAGGCATTCAAGTCGGTGCCGCAGGAACTGGAAGAAGCGGCGAGGGTGGAAGGCTGCGGCTGGTTCGGCGTGCTATGGCGCGTCTACATTCCCGCCGCACGCCCGACTTATCTCGCCTACGCGCTGGTTTCGGTCGCGACCCACTGGAATAATTTTCTCTGGCCGCTGATCGTGACCAACTCCACCAGCACGCGGCCGCTGACCGTCGGTCTCTCGCTATTCGGTGCGACCGAGAGCGGCGTGAACATCGCCGTCGTCAGTGCGGCGACGTTGATGGTGATTGCGCCGTTGCTGGCCGGATTTCTGCTGTTCCAGCGGCAATTCATCCAGGCGTTTCTGCGCGCCGGGATTCGCTGA
- a CDS encoding TIGR02301 family protein, protein MTSALRNFLIACGFLAAGSAFAQAPAPRAPYENDLNQLAEILGALHYLRPLCGANEPTQWRNEMQSILDSANLPPPQRDMVVNSFNRGYTAYEQTYRSCTPAAAVAIKRFLDEGARLSREIATRYGN, encoded by the coding sequence ATGACTTCGGCGCTCCGAAATTTTCTCATTGCATGCGGTTTTCTTGCCGCCGGGAGCGCATTCGCGCAGGCGCCCGCGCCGCGCGCACCCTACGAGAACGACCTGAATCAGCTTGCCGAGATTCTCGGTGCGCTCCACTACCTGCGGCCGCTCTGCGGCGCGAACGAGCCGACGCAATGGCGCAACGAGATGCAGTCCATTCTCGATTCCGCGAACCTGCCGCCCCCGCAGCGGGACATGGTCGTGAACAGCTTCAACCGCGGCTACACCGCCTACGAGCAGACCTACCGCTCCTGCACGCCCGCGGCGGCGGTCGCCATCAAACGCTTCCTGGACGAGGGCGCGCGGCTCTCGCGCGAGATCGCGACCCGCTACGGCAATTGA
- a CDS encoding NUDIX domain-containing protein gives MFREDGKVLLAKRVKPPQLWSLPGGKLEPGETAEAAAVRETREEVSVEIEIVGRAGERLVDIHDAGVLQKRFVITFFAATVKSGEPASSDEAAEVGWFTADEIETLTATAGLAEAVRDAARVLDLSKG, from the coding sequence ATCTTCCGCGAAGACGGCAAGGTGCTGCTCGCGAAGCGCGTGAAGCCGCCGCAACTCTGGAGCCTGCCGGGCGGCAAACTGGAGCCGGGCGAAACCGCGGAAGCGGCCGCCGTGCGCGAAACGCGCGAGGAGGTTTCGGTCGAAATCGAAATCGTTGGCCGTGCGGGCGAGCGGCTGGTCGATATTCACGACGCGGGCGTGCTGCAAAAGCGTTTCGTCATCACGTTCTTCGCCGCGACCGTAAAATCCGGCGAGCCTGCGTCGAGCGACGAAGCGGCGGAGGTCGGCTGGTTCACGGCGGACGAGATCGAAACACTCACCGCCACCGCCGGGCTTGCGGAAGCCGTGCGCGATGCCGCGCGCGTGCTCGATCTTTCCAAAGGCTAG